The stretch of DNA tgattttcacCTAAATTATGTTTGAACACACGGGTAATAATACCATATTAATAGTTTTATACATAGTTATATATtgtgtaattaattttatatttatttataattaaatattaagttgGGAATAAGAAATAACATTGAGATATCTTTTCAAAAATGTCACTAGcctaaaatcttttttttttaatgcaccTAATTATTTGGTATTTTCCAATTTTACCATTACTAACAAGTCTTCAATTTTTCTATTTGAGGGAACTCGAACGAAGGTCTATGGACGAAGATACTCTCAAGTCTGGAGACACGAATGCTTCGATAAATATGCTTTTGCACCTAATTATTTGGTATTTGCCAGTTTTACCAATAGTAACAACTCTTCAATTTTTCTATTTGAGAAAACTCGAACGAAGGTCTATCATCTATGGACGAAGATACTCTCAAGACACGAATGCTTCGGGATCAAATGAACGGTTGGAAAGGattgaagaaaaggagaaaggaCGATGATATAAAAAACGCTTGGCTTTGTTGTGGTGCCTTCCAATTCTACTCTTTAGCTTTTGGTCCGGAGTCACTTTATAAGCCACTCAACAATATCATTACTATTATACCCTATTCATCTGCTGGGTGGAATCAAGGAATGCTAATAGGGAGCAAAAGCTTGGCTTCCTTCCCCTCAAAGgcatcaaagatttttttttctatattctttatttttctgttaaCTTTGATCCATCTTATTCCTCAAGGTTCATGTCTGTCTCTTCAAAATTTACGTTCTTATTAGTTTTGCATTAATTTTTGCTCCAAGATCTACAACATGTGAAACCGTATTGGACGGTCTAATATTCATTATGTTGTATTTCGATttcattttagaatttgttcaattgcaaaacaaaaaatagaatcaaATACCTTTAAATAAACCGTTACTTTGCTTTAGTTTTATTGAGAACATATGAAAAGTGCACGTTGATATGatgtcataaaaaaaacaaaaaagtgtcgACGGTATTTTTTAAGCAGATACTTCATTGGGATGATAACAACAACATCGCTCTCCTGCTATGCAAACAGCATAAGCATACTGGTTGTTATTACAATACACAATGCAACCTAAGGAATAATCGCCTGTCCCTTTCGATGCACACGCTCTTAATCTGATGCAATACTCAGGCTTCTTCTCGATTACATGATCTAGTCATTAAATAGGGTATAAGAAATAAGAATAGACCAAtacatacaaaattaaatacataaaaatggaACATAGAATAAAAGAGGATGCAAAAAACCCATATGCcgatatatatagtttacctATTGCGTATCCCGTTATGCTCCTGCCTGGGGCACTAGCAGTTGTGGTATGACAATGAACATAAGATACAATGAAAATGACACTGCAAACCAACGTGATTAGAGTTTTTGTGGTgatagccattttttttttattcttatgtttttctcaatgagtttttcttttacttagattgattataaataataatacaaatatacGTAACTGGTATTTTTTCCTAGTCAGAGttgtaaatgaaaaacaatctttcaatttatttcttATAGATTTATATCCAAAAGTATATCTTTATAGAATTGTAGTCAAagttgtaaatgaaaaaaatctttcaattattttttaccTAATTAGGTTTGAACACTGAATATGAtatctattattttatacatagttatatatgtttttttaaacaaaaattttgctCTATCattatttaaacttttgttttataattttttaatgattatatgATCTCTATGCTTCATTTTAAGtgatgtttaaagtttttttacatatatactaaaaaaacataaaattctcatttaatttaTCTCATTTAATTAAGCTTTTCACGCGAATGGAGTGAAACTTCAATTTGCCTAGATAGagctataaattaaattggagGATATATGTGTTAGAATTTGGAAATAGGAATCTGTGTTTGAGAGAACAAAGTGGAGAGTTGAGCCTTTAATAAAGAGATCGTCacaaggaaagaagaagaaatcatatTAGAGGAAGGAGACAAAGGATAATTGGATTTGGGCCACTTTTTATTAGCGCTTTAGTTACCAATCTTTCTCAGTTTCCCTTGGTTTCTAGGAATCCAATTGATAACAATAACTCAAGTTCCGTGGAAATGGCCAAATCTAGTAGACACAAAAGACCTTAGCAGCTTTCAAATAGAAATAGTCACGACAACCAAGAAAGCTTGAAACGTCTCTCTTTCTAGCGaagtctctcttttgttttttcttttgtttgttgttttttaataaacgGTCTTCAGCTAAGAAATTTCCgataaatatgtttttggagattataaatgagaattccaacataaatatatatatatatatatatgtatatattaattaaaaacatatgaaaattgtTATTTCTCAGGCAGATAAAATAACATTTAGTCATATTATGCTACCATTATCGTAACAACAACATACTCCGCTCGATAAACACTCGCCATGATCATATTTTGCTTCACTACAAAACACAAGGCAACCTATTTGCTGTGAGGACTTACACGCCACTGAATCGAAGCAATAATCATCCTTCGGAGGTTCGTAACctatttattaatacaaaagAGTACACCAACATATGAGTATTTATTTTCGATAGGAAAAAATCATGTTCATAACTAAAAAATGGGTTATAAAGATATACCAATGACCAATtcatctaaaaaatataaaatatataaaaatgaaaaaaaaaaaatttgtcaacCAAACACTAATTAGAACTAACTCCAAAATTGTTAGTCCAAATTGTACAAATGAAATTGTTGAAATTAAAGTTTTAGAATACTGAGCAAAACAATCCGCTTTGAAATTCGATGAGCATGAAATTTTGGACAAAAAGAAGTGAGGGAAAACAATTCGACGAGTTTTGAAGTCTTAGAAAAGATGAAAAAAGTGAGCCAATTGTCAGGagccaaataaaaatagaatttatttgctcgttttatattaaatattaaattttttaataaagatatataagaaaagaaacaaattttgttttttttttaatcttcaagtgaaatgaaagtgaaagtgaaagaCGATGCAAATAAAAACATTGATATACGCATTTATGAAGTCTAGCTCAAGATTACTAAATGGTTGGTATAGTTTACCTATTGCGCGTCCACTGCTATCTGGAGCACTAGCTGTTATTTTTTGACAATGCACataaaatatgatgaaaatgATACTGAACACAATTGCGATTAAAGTTTTTATGGTGATagccatttttttatattcttttttgtgtttgttagtGAGCTCTTCTTTACAtagattgattaatatataataacacaAATATACGTAGAGggtatttttctttgtcaaagttGGAAAATAATATAACCTTTCTATTTATATTCTATAGATTTTTATAGTCAAAAGAAAATTCCTTATTTCTTTAATAGaattaaattgaaaagaaaatacattaaatatttttgtttttcatcttgttAAGCTTGACCAGGggtaatatgatatttatagttgtataacgtatatatatacctatatatatatatgttagttattttatatgttgttttaaatttaatattaaagttGGGAAATTCAGAAATGCCAATATCTTGagatatctttttaaaaatgtcacttgcctaaaatctttttaaaaaagcaacTAATTATTTGGTATTTGCCAATTTTTATTTACCATTAGTAACAAgtcttcaattattttattcgAGAAAAAATCGAACGAAGGTCTAACTATGGACGGTCATAGTTACAAAACAAGACCGTTGATTTTCCAAGGTCACACTATTGGTAAATAAATAGTTGAAATCGAAGACCTGATACAAAATCAATGGACGGTCACACTATTTGCCAATTTTATATTACAATTAGTAACAAGtcttacaaaatcaaaacaagagcTATGTTGCAGCTTTCAAATAGTCACCATGATGATGACCAAGTTTAGAGATAGACCATTATGAAAATGAATCGAGAATCATACATGATGAAATGATGGGATCTTACCCTAGGGAGAGATAAGCTTCTATGGATGGAAATGGAAGTAATAAGAGTCTGATTTCAAATGTATAGGAATAAGAGTCTTCTCTGTAGTTTCCATCAACAAATACGGTTCTTGAAATGTAACTTGTTTCTGACCAGTATACCAATCTGAAAAACACTCACAGCAAGATTTTACGGTTATGTTACAAATTCCTAATTaaagaaagaatcaaatcaaGCAAGAGCGTTTAGTTTCTTTTCATAAAGTTTTGCCCGTCGAAGAGCATCTAATGCCTCAGCTTGTTTCCCTTCACGTTTCAGTGTCACAGCTTTTACCTTCTCCGCTTTGATGCGTTCCACCAATTGACTTCTctcttgattattattattactattattactCTCCTTCACTGGGTTTGGTTTCACAGCAGCTTGTGTTGTGCCTGATTTGCTCACCGATGGGGGATTTATAGGATTGTCTAATCCGATAGCTTTAAGGGCAGATAAGAGTTGAGGATCGAGAAAATCTTCCACTGCTACATCGTCCACTGGTTCTGGTTTAGAGGATGTTGAATCTTCCAATTGAGCTTCAAGAGTTTTGGCAATTTCAAACTCAGCTTCAGCTTCTTGCATTTTACCTTCCCTCCGAAGCTTCATGGCCTGACGTTTGTGGCTTAGTGATTCTTGCTGCAGCTTAAAACGGTCACGACTAGACAATGCCTTTGGAGCTGAACTTGAAGGACTATTCTCTTTCTCTCGAGCAGGAGGAGGATCCTGCGTTGTAGAAACCATATTATCTCGTCCCATTTTTTCAGGAGAGggatcttctccttcttgtagTCTCCTCTCCAACAATTTTGCTTGTTGCAATTCCTTTTTGGCTTCACTCATGTTTCCTTCTCTCTTAAACGCAAGTGCCTTTATCTTATGAGCCAGAATTTCTTGTTTAAGGTTGCTCTGAGGAGATGTATTTTGAACCGCAGCTGATTGAATATTACTGGGCTCTGATTCTTCACGTGCCACTTTTTGTACAGTACCTTTATTGTTTCCTGAGCCAAAGTCTGACTTAGTCTCAGCATTTCCTTTTTCTG from Camelina sativa cultivar DH55 chromosome 9, Cs, whole genome shotgun sequence encodes:
- the LOC104714495 gene encoding defensin-like protein 106 codes for the protein MAITTKTLITLVCSVIFIVSYVHCHTTTASAPGRSITGYAIDHVIEKKPEYCIRLRACASKGTGDYSLGCIVYCNNNQYAYAVCIAGERCCCYHPNEVSA